The following coding sequences are from one Coffea arabica cultivar ET-39 chromosome 11e, Coffea Arabica ET-39 HiFi, whole genome shotgun sequence window:
- the LOC113718380 gene encoding putative F-box protein At1g67623 has protein sequence MANEQKGRSTTCILSLPTEVLSEVLARVASCSSTDLFRAKLCCKLFYEVSEADNIYHRVSMDKFEIVPWSKNDQVSRFLKKCRESKNPEALYRKGVVDYFTDKHEDSALECLEEAAISGHADAAYALGIIYIFLGGDELKRKGMRLLSGLKKSRILYAKQFHPRHNLRALLRMIWVKNPLFLKPTPICCAMTHERKTSSWPMDADDVEEESTCEACACDEEIGAICAALPYR, from the exons ATGGCCAACGAACAAAAAGGGCGTTCAACAACCTGCATCCTGTCCCTTCCGACCGAGGTGCTATCCGAGGTGCTTGCACGTGTCGCATCTTGTTCATCCACTGATCTTTTCCGGGCAAAACTATG CTGTAAGTTGTTTTACGAAGTTTCGGAAGCAGACAACATTTACCACCGGGTGTCAATGGATAAGTTTGAAATCGTGCCGTGGTCAAAAAACGACCAAGTGTCGAGGTTCTTGAAGAAGTGTAGAGAAAGCAAAAATCCAGAAGCCTTGTATCGAAAAGGAGTG GTTGATTATTTTACGGACAAGCATGAGGACTCAGCATTGGAATGCCTGGAAGAAGCTGCCATTTCAGGCCATGCGGATGCGGCATATGCGTTGGGAATAATTTACATCTTTCTTGGTGGGGACGAGTTAAAGCGCAAAGGTATGCGACTGCTGAGCGGGTTGAAGAAATCCAGAATTCTTTATGCCAAACAATTTCATCCTCGTCACAATTTGCGAGCGCTGCTGAGGATGATATGGGTCAAGAACCCTTTGTTTCTAAAGCCAACGCCCATTTGTTGTGCCATGACACACGAGAGGAAAACATCTTCATGGCCTATGGATGCCGATGACGTGGAGGAGGAGAGTACATGTGAAGCCTGCGCTTGCGATGAAGAAATTGGAGCAATTTGTGCTGCCCTACCTTATCGTTAG
- the LOC113718377 gene encoding protein FAR1-RELATED SEQUENCE 5-like has protein sequence MGQDGALKTQLMTWCRKQRINQMALDVCGRLRSFDLNQEPECDRDTFIEESGGSIGGHEDEEADELVGAIGVDDVMKLTFDTEEEAGEFYNLYAKLSGFGIRKSNAKRDADGISRFRKWVCCCEGYRNEKWFNYEDRKREAKPITRTGCGACFRVKYDIESVKYVVTRFIMEHNHPLASEASVQHIRSHRKVSDAEYAQAKSLKLVGARICQIMKHFVIKAGGYSNVGFCIKDLYNRMDEERRKDIFNGDAEGALGFLAAKKDADDMFFYKYHVDNEGRLAMLFWADSKSRADFSVFGDVLVFDTTYKTNKYRKPLVVLAGVNNHLNSTVFGCALLSDERIETYEWVLSTFVEAMKGRKPVAVMTDGDSAMRRAIKNLLPDACHRLCSWHLHRNARSNIRCEEFNNRFYNLMARKCSTLEFEDRWARLVNECGVVENEWVKKLYRRRRLWAEAYLRGHFFAGMRSTQRCEKMNAFLNEYLNEKMRLYEFVRSFDLAIAWLRHTESKAVHTSENTKPVLTTILPELEGSAAEVFTRNVFFMVRKHLNRQGLLISEGWSEDGGNRTYYYSKYGGHEISWRVDYDRSMEKLICSCMKFESKGIPCAHMFRVMVVEGMNRIPEACISKRWTKGVHCSNNGMKEFVADEQLTQMARYGTLKSSCNTMCYYASYMDDAFNDLQQMFDKHSVDLKEKWIDRGYGGDGFAMDSRVRNDRSRRTFGLLDPRVSRCKGDHKHAEAKKKRKCGHCRLQAGHNQRTCPYKKNSHNTAVDDDYMENCLDDSLEKSFEIGTGCSDSGEWRGQAFVPQPFGSGGRDTGGQQRSPGER, from the exons ATGGGGCAGGATGGGGCGCTTAAAACTCAACTCATGACATGGTGCAGGAAACAGAGAATTAATCAAATGGCGTTGGATGTTTGCGGCAGGTTAAGGTCATTTGACCTTAACCAAGAACCTGAGTGTGACCGAGACACATTCATTGAAGAAAGCGGTGGTTCAATAGGAGGACACGAAGATGAGGAGGCAGATGAATTGGTGGGCGCAATAGGCGTGGATGACGTAATGAAATTAACATTTGACACGGAAGAAGAAGCTGGGGAATTCTATAATTTGTATGCGAAACTAAGCGGATTTGGGATTCGTAAAAGTAATGCCAAACGAGATGCAGATGGCATTTCAAGATTTAGAAAATGGGTATGTTGCTGTGAAGGTTACAGGAATGAAAAGTGGTTTAATTATGAAGACCGGAAAAGAGAAGCAAAACCAATCACAAGAACCGGGTGTGGGGCTTGCTTTCGCGTGAAATATGACATAGAATCGGTAAAGTATGTGGTGACACGTTTCATTATGGAGCACAATCACCCGCTGGCATCAGAGGCAAGTGTGCAACACATTAGGTCGCATAGAAAAGTGAGCGATGCAGAATATGCGCAGGCAAAAAGTCTAAAGTTGGTTGGGGCCAGAATATGCCAGATAATGAAACATTTTGTTATCAAAGCCGGAGGGTATAGTAACGTGGGATTTTGCATTAAGGATTTGTATAACCGAATGGACGAGGAACGTAGAAAAGATATTTTTAATGGCGATGCAGAAGGGGCACTTGGGTTCTTGGCAGCGAAGAAGGATGCcgatgacatgttcttttatAAATATCATGTAGATAACGAAGGAAGATTGGCAATGTTGTTTTGGGCAGATTCTAAATCTCGTGCGGACTTCAGTGTATTTGGAGATGTATTGGTGTTTGATACaacatacaaaacaaataaataccgCAAGCCACTAGTTGTACTTGCAGGGGTAAACAACCATTTGAACAGTACTGTTTTTGGCTGTGCACTGCTATCAGATGAGAGGATTGAAACATATGAATGGGTGCTAAGTACATTTGTAGAGGCTATGAAAGGTAGAAAGCCAGTAGCAGTGATGACAGATGGGGACAGTGCAATGAGAAGAGCTATAAAGAATCTTCTCCCGGATGCTTGTCACAGGCTATGTTCGTGGCACTTGCATAGAAATGCACGGAGTAATATTCGCTGCGAGGAGTTTAATAACAGGTTCTATAACCTGATGGCGAGAAAGTGTAGCACTCTTGAGTTTGAGGATCGGTGGGCTAGGTTGGTTAATGAATGTGGGGTGGTAGAGAATGAGTGGGTGAAGAAATTGTACCGTAGGAGAAGGTTATGGGCAGAGGCCTATTTACGCGGTCATTTTTTTGCAGGTATGAGAAGTACTCAAAGGTGTGAGAAAATGAATGCTTTTTTGAACGAGTACTTGAATGAAAAAATGCGACTATATGAATTCGTTAGAAGTTTTGATTTGGCAATAGCATGGCTTCGACATACCGAGAGCAAAGCAGTTCACACAAGCGAAAACACAAAACCAGTCTTAACCACAATCCTGCCCGAATTAGAGGGGAGCGCAGCGGAGGTGTTTACAAGGAATGTGTTCTTCATGGTGAGGAAGCATTTGAACAGGCAAGGACTTCTAATTTCTGAGGGCTGGAGCGAGGATGGAGGGAATCGTACATATTATTACTCGAAATATGGTGGACACGAAATAAGTTGGAGGGTGGATTATGATAGGTCAATGGAGAAGCTAATCTGCTCTTGCATGAAATTCGAGTCAAAGGGGATTCCTTGTGCTCACATGTTTCGCGTGATGGTGGTAGAAGGAATGAACAGGATCCCAGAAGCATGCATTTCGAAGCGGTGGACAAAGGGAGTTCACTGTAGTAATAATGGAATGAAAGAATTTGTTGCAGACGAACAGCTGACACAAATGGCCAGATATGGCACTTTAAAGTCCAGCTGTAATACTATGTGTTACTATGCCTCCTACATGGATGATGCGTTTAATGACCTGCAACAGATGTTTGACAAGCATTCTGTGGACCTAAAGGAGAAGTGGATTGATAGGGGATATGGGGGAGATGGATTTGCAATGGATTCAAGAGTGAGGAACGATAGAAGTAGAAGAACATTCGGGCTGTTAGATCCTAGGGTGTCCCGGTGTAAAGGTGATCACAAGCATGCAGaagcaaagaagaaaagaaagtgtgGTCATTGCAG ATTGCAGGCAGGCCACAACCAACGAACATGCCCATACAAAAAGAATTCGCACAACACAGCAGTTGATGATGATTATATGGAAAACTGTTTGGATGACTCGctggaaaaatcatttgaaattgGTACGGGCTGCAGCGACTCAGGCGAATGGAGAGGACAAGCATTTGTACCACAACCATTCGGTAGCGGTGGAAGGGACACAGGTGGCCAACAAAGAAGTCCAGGAGAAAGATGA